gaccttaaggatcatcccattcaccccagccatggcagggacacctgccactgtcccaggtgctccaacccccgtgtccaacctggccttgggcactgccagggatccaggggcagccacagctgctctgggaactcATCCCAGaccttcccagccaggaattcctaattcccaatattcCATCTAAACCTCCTCTAAATCATGCAATCAGTGCCCAGCAAGTAGAGATCCTACCGAAATGAGCAGtgataaataataattaaaaataattatttataataattattattaataatattactATTACtcttattattaattttattatattaaatataattattagaGTTTCATGCTGCAGCAttctcccctcttttttctGACTATTTTTCACATTAGAAATTCCCCCTCTGTTTAACACCTCAGGTCCCTTTCAGTGGAACCAGAGGATGGAAGGTACAGACAGAAAAGGAAGGTACAGACAGAAAGGCAAAGCCAGGAAGTTCACAGAaccccagactggtttgggatggaaggaacCTTGAAGCTCACCTTGTCCAACAGGTGGGGACCCCTTCCACCACCCCAGGCTGCACCAAACCCtgaacgcttccagggatgtggAACACTGCTAAAAATCCATTTATCCCATTCCACCCACCTCCTCTTGGTCCACCTGCTCgggctgcaggtgcagctctgccagccctgctgccagctccatgccctccctgctgccagggggcTCCCGGGGGCTGGGCAGCCGCGGGATGGGGGGCACGGGCCGGGCACCCCGCAGAGCCTGCGCCCTGCCCAGGGCGCTCCTCAGCTGCAGGGGgggcttctccagctgcagggggggcttctccagctgcaggggggGCTTCTCCAGCTGGCTGTCCCCTGCAACACACAGGAACTGTCAGAGACGGCGCCACGACAAACTTCACTGCTATGTCTATAAAACTCCTCCTGCCATGCAATGAGTGTTAAAAACACACTTGTGCAGGCTCAGGTATCAGTTTGTTCCATTTTGAGTGTCTCCTTCCTTTAGGAAAATAGAAATGAGTGTTTCGTGCATGTGCACACCAACATAGAATCAAAATATCCTCAGCTGGAAGGATCACCAAAGTCCATGCACATGCCCTTAGTCCCTTTAACATAATTCACATAGAAAAAGCAGGCTATTAAGCAGGCAACCCTATATAAAACACATAGCAATGTTTccctttaaaaagtaattaactTTCTTCATTAAGAGAAAAACATCCCCAAACTTCCACGGAAGGTGCTGTAACAACAAAGGTACTCCAAAGAAccagaaaaaatcaaaatgcataTGGAAAACTGCATAGGgtaagtgaaaaaaatgcatctgGTAAGTGATAAATACAATAACAAATACTAAATACAACAATAAAGCAAGTGATAAATACATCTACAAGGCAGAGTCCCATGCCAGGGGCAGGATATTCCCGATGCATTCAGTTGGAAATTTTCTATATATGCACAAAAATATGGGTCTCAGTGAAGATGAGATTTCAAACAGATTTCTTTAATCAGTGCAAAATTTTGTGTGGAAACTGTTACTTTGCTTCAGAAACCTCCTGAGTGATTAGGAAGCAGTTTAACCTAAGCAGAGAATAAAGgtattctgggattccatgattcaaATGAAGAGgcaaaaaggcaaaatgcaCTGAGTAACCCTTTTCTTGCACATGGGTGAATCAGGGTTTGAACAGTCCCAGGTATTTCTGTACTGACTTTCCCTAAAGTGCtccattttggggtttatttgagTTGAAGACAGCCCTTGCCCTGAGACAttaagaaaagcagagctgtagatattttgcttttgacaAAGGCTCCACTTTTGAAGAGAAGCCTGCAGGGATGTGAGCAGTGAAGCCATAAGTGAATAACTGAATAactaaataaatcaataaatccCTCCCATTCCTAACTGCACCTGAGGCACTGCCCAATTCTCTCTCACCTGCCACTGTGGATTTCCTGACCACtgaaaaacccctcaaaacacaacccccaaacccctttttATCACATTGAGACCATTCCCACCTGTGTTGTCTCCTGGCTTttggctgagcagctgcttctggCAACCAGGCTTAGGCAGCCCCTGGAAGCTTTTGagaggccaggagctggagaggctcCTGGGGTCCTCCTGGGACTTCCCtgcaagggcagcaggagcagagaggtgcttggggctgttcctgggggATGAcagggggaaggagggcaggatgAAGGtgccctggctggcactgggaccTTGGAAGGACATGGTGGGCTCTGCCTGAGTGCAAAAACTTCTCTGGGTCTTGCTGGAAAAACTGAGGCTGGAACAAACTgagcaaaggaaaagagaacagTGCTTGTGGTAACTGGGTCTTGTAATAAGAATTTATCATGAAATAATGCACCATAAGAATGATTTCCAATGAAATAATGCACCATAAAAATGATTTCCAATGAAATCATCTATCATAAGAATAATTTCCCATGAAATAATGCACCACTAAGCAGCCAGAGCCTGAAGGTTTGACCCAAACAAGCAGACAAATCAACCAACTTCATTCTGCAAATTGCATTCCCCTCCAAACGTGAGTTTAAGCCTTAAAACAATTTCTCAGGCATGTTTTGTtgaactgtatttaaaaaacagagtGATGCAAGCAGATCAAACACTGCTGTGatcctcccacagcagctccttttctcTAACACCTGACACAGTCAGAGATCAAAGGGGGGGCTGTGAATTAACAACCACTAATTAACTCACACAGGAAGGAGGAGCCATCTGGACAGGGCCTGAACCTTTCAGTAACAATTCCCATTTCTTGGGGGAGCAAAGGAACAAAGAGACAACTCCAAAGTGACAGGCCCTGCCTTAGGCCCTGGCAGAAGCCACCTACCTTTGTCCTGCTGACAGTTATTCAGTCCCAAAAACTGCAAATCAGAGCCCACACTGCCACTCTTCCCACGTGAGTATCCAAGTGTCCCACACTTCCCTGAAATCTGGGGCTGACGAGAGCCCAGAGCACCTTCCAAGAGAGAACACAAAGAACCAAATCAATGTTCACACATGCTGTCCAACAGAGAATATCCAATAATATTTCATAGGGAATCAGACTCTGCGTAGCTGAGTGGGAAACTCACACTCCAAGGATTTCATTCCAGAGTCTCTAAGCAACCtgaaaaagcagctcagagggaaaaagggaaaaggactGGCTGCTCTTCCAGggcactgctccagctgggaactgCAGGGGGGCAAAGGAACCCCCTGGAACAATCCCCTCTTTGAGTGTGTGACAATGAAGGGCAGCAAACACCTTAAAACCCAAGGGAGCAAACTTGGCAAGGCCAGCACTCCCCagaggggacaaggacagggccCAGGGCCATGGGGACACAATCCCTCAGGTCTGGTCTTGCCCAGGCTTTCCAGATCCTTCTGGCCACTGAAATGTGCAAGACAACAAGAGGCCAGGCTCTTGGAATGACTCAGAGAGAAGCAAGTCCAGGTTGCAAATGCCCCATGTCCTCTATGATTCCAGTGATCTTCCCCAGGTCATGGAGTAATCTTCAGGAATCAGAGGTCTTCTTGTGAATGCCAAAAGCTGGGCAATTCTAGGGGCTCCTTGTAGGTTTGATGTGGCCTTTTTGTAGTTGTTCACTTACTAATTTTTGTAGTTGTTCACTTCCTAATTTTTGAGAACattcaatttctttctgttcaagAGGCCATTAATCAATCCAAATTGACTGACTGGTTTTCTGTAACTTCAGAGTGGCAGGAGTTGTGGTTTCCATCAAAACCTCACTTCTCCCTTCACTCCCCACTGGGACAACACATCTCTCCCCCATACTGTGATGGGCTTCTTCTCTACAAAttcatttcccaccccaaaatccgtCTTgccttggcagctgcagcacgTCCCTGTGACCCCACTCAccagcagcaagggcagagtgctcagggctcagctccacACTGGGCTGGAGGGAAGTCCTGGaagttctgctcctgctgaagagcagctcagcactgcctgggatCCCCTGCGAGGGCCGGGGCTTCGGGGAGTGCAGGAGATCGTTGGCTGCAGCCaactgcagggaaaacaaaataaactgtGTGGGAAGTgaaggcacagccctgctctgggcaaacAGCACACTTACAAACATTTCCACACAAGCTTTCTTTACTTTCCCACCTACCcattattcaaatattttaagcatTGGAAGGCATTTTAGCTGGTTTGCAGGTCTTACTAAAATACAGGTTAAAACTACTCTTgctgaaagggaaataaaaacccaacaaaataaaCTGGTAAAGAACtgaactgtttttaaaattaaattttaaaaattaaacattgaCCTTTTGAATGATGTGCTTTGGATGGGGAAGTGCTTAAATAGACaagagaaccccaaaatcccagaatgaaACAGTTTCTTGCAAACCACACACTCCAGTCTAAAACTGTGCCTGGCAACACCAGCAGCTTTTACTGAGAACCGGCTACAGGTAGGGAGAAAACCTCAATAATACCAACATTTAACAAAGAAAAGGTCAtgcattaaataatttctgatataTTAGCAAAATCAGTGATTTAGGTCATTCCCAGGCCACTCTTCCTTCTGAGAGATACAGGAGGACAAGAAGAGCAGGAAGATGCTGAAGTGGTTTATTCCAGGTTATTACAAGCTGGGATAAAAGATGTGAGACCTtggcattcccattcctgcaATCACCAAACACCATTCCACCCACAGATCCTGCAGTCCATAAAGAAATATTCCTTGTACAAACCACagcctggtttcagctgggagagaaggaatTTTCTGCTCAGGAGCTGGTACAGGATAAACttccatcccattttcccataCAGATAAAACAACATATGCAGAAGGAGTAAATTCCAACACTGCCATGACTGCacagcttctcccagctgctcccatcccagctccaggagtgAAAACTCTGCTTCCTTGTACCCAAATTACAATTACAGCATTGCAAATTCACTGAACACAGCCTTGGAGGTGGGGAATACAGCAAACCCAAAGCTGACAGATGTTTCCCTGGGATAAGAGATCCTAGAAAAGGGATTCCTCAAAAGAGTTCAGATTCCTTCAAATTCCACAAATGCTGGAAAACACCTGAATCCACCCACCACAGGAACTGGTAACTTGGTTATCAAAGCACAGCCCTTGAGAGTGACCCATGATGGAAtcctggaagggtttgggtggaaaggaaccttaaatcccatcccatggatcccatcgattccatcccatcccatggatcccatcccatcccatcccatcccatggatcccattccatcccatggatcccattccatggattccattccatcccatggatcccatcccatcccatcccattccatggatcccatcccatcccatggatcccatcccatggattccattccatcccatggatcccatcccatcccatcccatcccatggatcccatcccgtcccatggatcccatcccggttccattccatcccatggatcccatcccgtcccatggatcccatcccgTCCAACGGATCCCATCCCGTCCAacggatcccatcccatcccacagatcccatcccatcccacggatcccatcccatcccatccactgccccaggctgctccaagccccagtgtccaagCTGGAATCACAGCAAACATTCCCTCCCTGCATCCCgtccctgtggggctgtgccactgGGAGACACCAAAGGTGCTCCTAATCCAACACCAGCAGCATCAGAACGTTCTCCCACAAAGAGACCAACACCACACAAAGACAGAGCAAcatctccccaaaaccctctcccagctccagaaaCAGCAGGGCTCAGATCCCAGAGGGACACCCAAGGAAGGGACCCCCTTATCCCACACTCTGCTcaccctctgtgtccctctgacCCTTGAAAACGAAGAGGTTTTGTTCCATAATTGGGATTTCCCAGGTCATTTGAACTCTCCACAAAGCCCAGCTATCAGTTTCTCCAGTGATCAGATCAATATGGAAATGAGAAGATTTCCACACAGAGTGAGGGGAGATCCCACAGTTCACAGGAACTTTGTGGAAGGCCTTCAATGTCCAGTGAAATGTTCAAATGCCCTTGTTTCCCCCAAAAGGACCCTCTGGGCACCCAAAGGTAccttcagcagcagggaagggcctGCAGGGTCTGTGTGTGCCAGGGGAAACTCTCACCCTACAATATTCCATATTCCCACCTGCCCTTGAACAcctgagcacctccagggatggagagcccacagctctgcaaaggctGCCAGACAAAGCCCTGAGTCCATGTGCCTTATCTACCCTTTATTTTTAGTACACATTAACTTACACATGTTCTACTCACACCTTATCTGATCAGGAAAGTCTAGACACAGGCTTGGACAATCACCCTGTGACATGACCCTAAAAATACTGGCAGGGAAACAGCTTTAAACATTAAGCTACTTCCATGCATCCTTTCAGCCACAGAATGACTccaaaagttaatttttaagcaaattCATTTCAAAGGAATGTCTGAATTAACAATTAATATTTGACATGTCCAGAAACCAGCTGACTCCCTGAGATTTATGCATgataaatgcattttccttaCTGAGGGAGCTAAGGGCAGATGCAGGGCTAACTCCCCAGACAGGTCCTGATTGCTGGAgggcccagggacaggagctggacacagctccTGGAATGTCCTCAGCCCAGGGAACACCAGCCAGGTTTACATTCCCAGACTGAAAAGACAATTCACCTTCCTGCATCCAAGACAGATCCATGGAATGTCCTTagctgggagggacccccagggatcatcccagccccatccctgcccagacccccaacaaccccaccctgggcatccctggcagtgctgcccaaacccccctggagctctggcagcctcggggccgtgcccattccctgggcagcctgggcagtgccagcaccctctggggaagaaccttgccctgaaatccatcccaaagctcccctggcccagcccagctgctccctcaggtCACCAGCATCACTGGACAGCGTCCCTGCCCCAGAGAGCTTCAGTCAGATGTGATGAGACAAAAGATCAGGATGtgaagaaggagcagcaaagGTGTCAACCACAGCAGCCAGGTAAATACTGCCCCGGTGTTTTAAGTTTCCTTTACAGTAACTGGGGTCTGGCCAGCAGGACTCCAACTCATCCTGTGCCCAATCAGGTTTCCACTGCccgagggcagggatggatgggagattgggaattgggaattcctggctgggctggaattgccagagcagctgtggctgcccctggatccctggcagtgcccaaggccaggctggacattggggcaccctgggacagtgggaggagtccctgccatggctggggtggcactgggtgggatttaaggtccttccaacccaaaccagtccagGAATTGATCATTCACCCCACCTCCAAAGGCACTTTACACCCAACCACACAGAACCTGTAAGCTCCttgctttctctccctctgcagggctggaaactCCTCCCACGTTAGAGATAAACACAACCACATGTACAAAGGGCTCATTCCTCTCAGAAAAGGACCATTCCCAGAGCCCCTCCCTGACTTCCTCACAGAggggctgtcccaggcaggCCATGCTCCTCCTTTCCAAGCCCCAGCCAGGTGTTGGTGCCTGTATTAACTTGCTTTTTgttcacagctgcagaaaaccAGCAGGGCTTGGCCCAACCTCCCAGGAGAACACTGGCactggtttttgttggttttttttataagCTGTATTAGTTAATACTGAAAAACTGTTCCAGAAAGAAAACCCTTCTTGCTCCAGAGGTGTTTCCTACACATCTTGTTGTCTCAACCCAGTTTGCAGATATCCCAAGGGAACTGattcagcagctcaggaagaCACAGGTGCCTTTTAGAGCCTCAGGAGAGGAAACACAGGCaccaagggaagagatgagcgTTCAAGTCTAGGCATGAACTTCAAGGTCTGACAGTACAGAAACATGAGCTGAGTTTATTGGTTAAGGgcctgccccacagccaggctgcagaggagcactCACTGTCCATGACCTCATCCAGCCCAGCAACAAGTTACCAAGCAACTGAGAATGAAAATCTGAGTAGGTCAATGTGGCACTGAGCaatctgctctgcacagcctcgCATTTCCTCAGGAGCTCTGTTTGCTTCAGCTCCCTCACAGGACAACAAGTTCTGATCAATCAAACGTGTCCACttaaagaaaacccccaaacacaaTGGAAAAACCACCACACAGAGATACATCCCCATGTGTGGGATCCAAAACACGTCACAGAACCActggcaaaggaaaaagaacctGGACAATTTTCCAGAGGTTCCTCCCCCTTCCAGCTGCCGACGTGGTCAGGGGGTGATTACAGCCAAACTCAGCCAGAATCCTTATTCCAGCCTGACCTACGTTTTTCCTGCTTGGATCAGCCCAAGGAGCAAGAGCCACACAGGCACTTGGCAGCCACCAGGTTTATCCCAAAgagccctggctcagccccatcccgcagctctgccttcagagCCTGAGCTGAAGGAGTTGCTCTGTTTTCTCCCAAAGAGGAAACTGTCTGCAGTCAGCCCCATGCCTTCAAACACAAACATACAAATAAAAGCTGTTTGCCCCACTTTTGTGCTCATTCCCAGCGGTTCACCTGTCATTGTTGACATGTCAGAGTCATGTCACTGCTGTCAGACCTAAGGAGTGCCTCAGGTCTCAAAAAAAGATTCATCTATTTCTTTGTAAGTAGTCTGGTTGAATCTGACATaaggaattcccaaatttaCGTTCCCAGAGCTATCTGAGTGAAGAGATCCATGAAACATGAAACAGTAGCCATACCTCCCAAACAAGCCTCTGACAACTCTTCATCCTCCCTTTGGAAACGCCTTAAGCATAAAGGCCCCCGGGGAGTTCCATACCTGCTCCACGCCCTTCGCGACGGGCATCCTCACCCCCGAGCCACCTTCCCTGTCCGCAGCCGGCTCGTTCTCCCAGGGCAGCTTGTTTTTGCCTCTGCCGGCGCTCAGAACCCTCCTGGGGCTCAGTCCCCGCTGGGCACAGGCGGGGCCGTGCAGGGCATCGCGGCAGGCGGGGTGCCCGCAGTGCCCGTGCGCGCTccggctcctgctgcccatcaGCAGCCACTCGGTGtcggggccgggcggcgggcAGGGCCCGCGGCAGCGGccggagcagggcaggggcactCCGTACTCCACGAGTCCCTGCTGGCCCAGCCGGGGCAGCACGTTCCGGGCCAGCCGGGCCCGCACGGCGAGCGCCACTCCCGCGCCGCCGGCCCGCAGCTCCACCGCGTCCAGGGCGCGGAGCAGCGCGCCGGCGTTGCCGGGGCCCAGCGCCGAGGCCAGCGCGGCGATCGCCTCCATGGCAGCGTGCCGGACCCTGCGCTTGGCGTCCAGCAGCGCCGGCGCCAGCGCGGCCGCCAGCTGGGGCAGGTCCAGCTCGGCGGCGGGGAAGGCGAGCAGCGCGGCGATGCACGTGTGGAGCAGCTCCTCGCGGAGCCGGGCGCTGCGGTGCCGCAGCAGCcgctcctgcagcagcagccgcagcacgggccgcggcccggccgccgccatCAGGCGCAGCAGCAGCCGGGCGCTGTCCCGCCGCATGGCCGGCTGCGCGTCCCCCAGCGCCCGGGCGGCCGCGCACACCAGCGGGGCCAGCACGGCGGGGACGCGGCGGCCGAGGCGCAGCGCCAGCAGCCGGGTCACCTCCAGCGCGCCCCGCGCCACCGCGAAGTTGGGGTCGTGCAGCAGCGCGTCCAGCAGCGCGATCAGCCCCAGCagcgcggcggcgggcgcggcgcccAGCGCGGCCGGGCTGCAGCCCTCCACCGCCCGCCGCAGCTGCTCCACGGCCTGCGCGCGGCCCCGGTAGTCCCGCCGGTCCAGCAGCCGCGCGCGGAGCTCCGGCGGCACCAGCGGCAGCTCCGGCCCCAGCGGGGCGGCCGCGTCCTCCTGCGGGCCGGGGGGCTCCGCGTCCGGCCCGTCctcagcggggctggggggctccgTGCCCGAACCGTTGTGAGCATGGCCGCGGGGCTCCGTGCCCGGCCCGTCCTCAGCGGGACCGGGGGCTCCGTGTCCGAACCGTCCTGAACGGGGCCGGGGGCATCCGTGCCCGGACCGTTCACAGCGGGGCCAGGGGGATCCGCGTCCGAACCGTTGTGAGCGGGGCTGGAGGGCTCCGTGCCCGGACCGTTGTGAGCGGGGCCGGAGGGCTCCGTGCCGTCCTCACGGTGCTgcgcggagccgccgcgctCCCAAGCCCGGCCGCGGCCCCACggagcggcggctccgggcggcGGCTCCGCCATGGCCCGAGGCCGCGGCCATGGGCGGCCCCTCAGGCCCCGCCCGGCAACGCCGCCGTCGCCAGGGGGCGCCGCGTGCCGCGCCGGCGCGGGGCCGACCACGCCGCGGCGAGCGGGGGGACACGCGTACCTCCGCTACTTCTCCTCAGGCCGCTGAGGGCAGGACGAGGCGGGAGCGCGGTGGCGAAGAGAGAGAGAGTAACGTCGCTCGAGCGGCGAAGATGGGGTGCAGCAAAACCGGCGGGGAAGCGAAAGCGCGGCGTGCCCCCGCACGGTGCGCGCTTGTGGTAGCGCCCGGGGACGGGCGGGTGTGGGTGTGCGGCGGCGCAGCCGTTGATTGGCGgggcgcgcggggcggggcggccggAAGTGACGGAGCGGGCGGTGGCGGAGCGGCGGAacgaggcggcggcggcgcggccgggccgggcctggggCACCCCGGCACAGGTGAGAGCGGGGACGGCGCCGCACGGCCGGGATACAGCCGGGACATTGCCGCGGGGTGGCCGTGCGGGGGGCCGCGCGTCCCTGGGCGGGGTGCGAATGCGGCAGGAGCGACTGCGCGTGGGGCCCGCCCGGCACGGGGAGAGtggcggggccgcggggacCCGGAGCgctgtgggctgggagggaccctgGGCAGCGACACCGGGACCCGGAGCgctgtgggctgggagggaccctgGGCAGCGACACCGGGAGCCCAGCGTGCTCCGAGCCCCGG
The DNA window shown above is from Camarhynchus parvulus chromosome 5, STF_HiC, whole genome shotgun sequence and carries:
- the TOGARAM1 gene encoding TOG array regulator of axonemal microtubules protein 1, with translation MTPHLQGPSQPTALRVPAAPPLSPCRAGPTRSRSCRIRTPPRDARPPARPPRGNVPAVSRPCGAVPALTCAGVPQARPGRAAAASFRRSATARSVTSGRPAPRAPPINGCAAAHPHPPVPGRYHKRAPCGGTPRFRFPAGFAAPHLRRSSDVTLSLFATALPPRPALSGLRRSSGGRHGALRPRSQRSGHGALQPRSQRFGRGSPWPRCERSGHGCPRPRSGRFGHGAPGPAEDGPGTEPRGHAHNGSGTEPPSPAEDGPDAEPPGPQEDAAAPLGPELPLVPPELRARLLDRRDYRGRAQAVEQLRRAVEGCSPAALGAAPAAALLGLIALLDALLHDPNFAVARGALEVTRLLALRLGRRVPAVLAPLVCAAARALGDAQPAMRRDSARLLLRLMAAAGPRPVLRLLLQERLLRHRSARLREELLHTCIAALLAFPAAELDLPQLAAALAPALLDAKRRVRHAAMEAIAALASALGPGNAGALLRALDAVELRAGGAGVALAVRARLARNVLPRLGQQGLVEYGVPLPCSGRCRGPCPPPGPDTEWLLMGSRSRSAHGHCGHPACRDALHGPACAQRGLSPRRVLSAGRGKNKLPWENEPAADREGGSGVRMPVAKGVEQLAAANDLLHSPKPRPSQGIPGSAELLFSRSRTSRTSLQPSVELSPEHSALAAGALGSRQPQISGKCGTLGYSRGKSGSVGSDLQFLGLNNCQQDKVCSSLSFSSKTQRSFCTQAEPTMSFQGKSQEDPRSLSSSWPLKSFQGLPKPGCQKQLLSQKPGDNTGDSQLEKPPLQLEKPPLQLEKPPLQLRSALGRAQALRGARPVPPIPRLPSPREPPGSREGMELAAGLAELHLQPEQVDQEEMQNSLRSLRSSAARKRARLSSSIAELESPDSAVKLEFPGDCPSLGSSPGTTSTGESGISSQESLGSPVASLPPRRRVMSDTFPALGSKSHPAEASPARPREPEGAEHSPSTGPAESVPGFAPKDDLGFASGDVAVVGKGVFGSPPGPAASQPMPCVANGDAQGAREGAEAAPGRSFQQSSPSHSCRHAGKEGEMKVTLSKSAQEKLRRRRKEDKEHNHKEQQEAKDLEGKEEFPWERIRLSMSEPEKLTAERFSLCGDLLTSPRNGSLSLENVALNPPLKRTSSLKRSKCSSLLDSEEPCAGRGRCREPPVTQSPEVLDPAELLPFPRPEPALAEALALLADHDWEKKIEGLNFVRCLSAYHAPILTAKLHETTLAVAQEVKNLRSGVSRAAVVCLGDLFTHLKKSMDQELDNAVKVLLHKAGESNTFIREEVDKALKAMVNNVTPARALCSLINGGQSHLHSAVRRCTAQHLGDIVERLGPERVLAAGRPVAERLLPAMARFVQDSSQQTRYYGRRMLFSMMAHPDLDKILEKFVPAKDLPYIKETVGSLREKGLGEMPLDTPSAKGRRSQTGNVGHLRSSSTCRDAPNISDRDSTESHEAPRRAAPRSALESEEYLRDLVGSLNARDFRERIRGVRQLLLDTESSPALVLPSIVRIFDAFKPRLHDSNSKVTQVALEAMHKMIPLLKDNLSPVINMLIPAIVDNNLNSKNPGIYAAATNVIQALCQHLDTSLLLQPFCTKAQFLSGKAKQDLTEKLAELVPELYPRKPCAVEQKVLPVLWHLLGSSAGGGSVPGPRTATAALAQALWAQMGPGLLAHAAAQPPHIRKNLEELLETGT